AATACCATCTTTCCAGTATTGCTGCTTGTAAAGAACCTCCGTGTAAGAATGGAATGTTtcttataaatatgtatttgtgtgcATACACAGCAAGAGGGACTGCTTGCTTCGGCTgtcttaaaatgagaaaactcaTACTGTCTTCTGGGATCTGCCACTTCgctagaagaaaacagaatcccATACCCATTACCTTTGACCAGGAGGGATGTTGtctttacatattttacttAAAACCTGTGAGGAGAGGGCAATTACAGATTTCTGTTTAATAACCCTAACTATCCTTTCTGTCCAAAAATGCAGTTGTATTAATCTACTGCTCACGTTATCTTTCTGTTGTTGGCTAGTATTAAACTGTTACCAAACAAATAACACAAAAGATTATCTTTCTCTtcaatgaaaaaatgttaacCAAAGTGGCAGCTATGCCATTTAAACTAGTTTGTGTTCAGTAGTGCTAATTCCATCTCTTACCTTGCAGTTTTCAGCCTCTCTTTCCTGGATCTAACGAACTGGACCAAATTTCAAAAATCCATGATGTCATAGGCACTCCTGCCAAGAAAACTCTCGACAAGTTCAAGCAGTAAGTATGCATTTCCATAGCTATTGGTCTCAGTgttcaaatattcaaaatacaaCTGTACAGCTGTGCACAATTTCTATACAGGGAACCATCACAAAAATCAAATCCTTTTGTGACACCTGCTGACAGTGGTGTCTTCTGTCTCTCCCCAAGCCCCAGAGACAGGCATGTATTTGTGACTCTTGTAGgcagagcaaaagaaatttgaGCCTACATCAATCTTATTTGGCCTTATTTCTGTAGTATCCTTAAGGTCAATGGCATAAAttgttaagaaagaaaacattttttttccaagtattaCTTACTTGCGCCTAATAAGTCATTACCTAAATCTTATTAGACTAACTTTTTTCAGTCGGTTTTAGCTTCTCTCTGAATATGCATGAATAACTGTTTGTTCTCAACTTCCTTAACACAGGTCAACAATTATGAATTTTGatttcccctttaaaaaaggaaaaggaatacCTCCTCTTGTGCACAATTTATCTCCTAAAGCCTTCTCTCTCCTGTATGCAATGATAAAATATGATCCTGATGAGAGAATTGCTGCCCATCAAGCATTACAGCATCCTTATTTTCAAGAATTCTGGCAAGTGACTTCAAATCATTTCAGTCTTGAAGACTACAATTAAAAAGTGGGGGAACACTATGTGCTTATTATTTAAAGAGGACTGAAGTGAAGTTCGCTTACAGTGCTAATATTTACGTTGCAACACAATGAAATATCAGTCAACATAAGTCTTTGCACTGAGTCCAAACTTCACCTAAAGCACAActgatgtttttcctctttttgttttcttttttcccccaaacttTTTAGGGCAGCTGATACACAAGCTTTGGCCACGCACAGAGTAAGATTACTAGAAAATACAGCAGGGCAAGTACCTCCGCATTTGTGgcaaatttcaaagaaaagccaaaaacaGGTAATATTTTAGTGGAAGCACTGTCAGCCCACTTAGAGAAAGTAATTTGTGACACTGAGCTTGTTAGctagaaacaaatgttttactTAAGCTGATTACTTGGTTTTATTCAGTCTGCCCAGACACCAGTCTTTGTTGGGTCTGATGCAGCTCGCCATCCCCCCAGGCCCTGAAACACAGGTTAGAATATAAAAGCTGTGATACCATGTAGTACCTCTGGCAGACAGTTTTCATAGGTGCTGCTACTTGGAGAGTCAGTGCCATGTTGTTTAAAATAtggtcttctgctttttttgctaTCTACCCTTGacttttaaaaaggttttaCGGATAAAGCTgtagcagagagagaaaatatatttgtgctCTCAAAGCCTTCAGTCTACATTTTCAATAcatttgttgttggtggtttttgtttctttgtttacttTGTTATCCGTATTCAGATCATATCCAGACAAATACTGAATTTACACTCGACACTGAAAatcagcaaattaaaatgtgatgaaaaaatCTAACTAAATTCTAAGTAAAACTTTGTTTATAGtcaaattacatgaaaaatactcAACATATGCAGTCATAGAGTTCATTCTGTCTGCAAGGTGAGATAGAAGTTAGTATTGCatgaaaaactctgaaatacacttttttcacaaaaatcacCACAgtagataaaaatatatatatattttctgctgtgcattTGACATAGAAAGCAGGAATTCTCTTTTCATGCAAGCAGACACTTTTTCCACCTGTTTAGTTCTTGGGTTCATCAATGTGAGCTTTGTAAGAAGCACAATAGGGAAAAATCGCAAGAAACATCATGTGAGTTAGTAATTTTTAAAACGAATTAGTTGAAATAGTATTTAGCTgagtagttttgttttgttgttgcttttagttttttattctttaagatgttatcagaaaaaaataaattttaatttctttattttaaaaggattctCTTAGGAAAGcccaggaaaaaacaaaacaacatcgACCCCCTTGTGGAGAATTACCAATATTAAATCTTTCTGGAGTAGCCAAACTGACTTCCTGTCCTACGCCTACATTGCGTTCAGTTTTTCCTACAGCTAAGGGAAGTGGGGAAACCTCCGTGGTACAGTCTGTTAGATTTATGGGATCAAATATCGAGGTATAGACTCTAACTTGCTCATTAAAGTATAACAGCCAAATATGTTTTACAGAGCACATTTCAAACTTCTGTTGTTTCCTCAACAGTCTGAGAAACAGAAGGCCCTTGAGTCTTCCCTGAAACATTTCCACTTACCTGCTATAGAACGAAGAGGAGGAGGTTACTGACCACCTTGTAAAGATTTTGGAGGGTGAGGAAAAGCATGGCTATGCAGTGAGTGAAACAGCCCCGATCATGCTGTCATTGTTAGAGAtctaacaaaaacaacagtgcattattttgtgtttctgacaATTTGTCAGAAAACCCCACAAGGTTATAACGGGCTGCTTACCTAGCATTTTGGTATTCTGTTCCTGAAGACtatcaatatttaattaaagcatTGTTCTGGCCGAGCTTAGAGAGCACTCTGTATTGAACTTCCtaaatatcttttccttttagaacCTGATGGAGGAAGGGGTTggttaaaaataacatgaaaggATTTGTTGAGCttcaatataaaaatgcaatgttgcctaaaaaatacaagttttcatATTATTGAATAAATGGCAGCTAACTTGACCTatcattttgtatattttttagatttttttttccagtgatttctGCAAGGTATTTACCTCCTGTATTTAATGACTTCAACCTCAAGCTTTATTGAGAACATGCAAATTATGCAATCACATGAGATACTTGATTTTGATACAGTTAATGtaactgttaaatatttttagataacTATTTACTAGCTAAAAGATAGAGCAACTTTTTGTCTGATTCAAAAACAGATCAACTTtggccagttctcttcaagCAGTGCTCTTAATCAGAAGTTTAAACAGTGACTGATACTGCAGCTAGTTGCTTGTAAGAGCAATACATGAATGTATTTCATCATGTTTCAGAAATTTTACAGATCCTCAGTAACAATTTAATATAACGGTATTGCTCTCTAGCTCTATACAAAGCAAGTGTTTAGAAGGTATTTTTATCATACTTGGAAAGTGTTTATTAGAATTTGATACCATTGATTTTAAAACTCCTGAgatctccttaaaaaaaatgcaatcatTAACTTGATGTTttacaaaacagttttactATTTACAAACCAAATGAGTATGTTTGTGTGAGGCCTACTTTGCTAGGGTTTAGAAATCTTTGGTCAACTGGTATAGCTGCAGGACAGGTTTTgcaacaaactttttttctgttagtcCTAAATTACTCTGCTCATAACTGGGTTTTTCACCTACCTTCCTGACACTGAAACCGAAGAGCTCTGGGCCATctgctgctgtgcaacagcTCTCTGTGCAAcaagaaagtgaaaagcaaCCAATGCCAGATCAGCACTACTGCTCAGCAACAGGGAATGTCCTGTGCTGCCTAACTTTTTTTGCCCCTTTTacagaaacaatgaaacaaaattcagcAACTCAACTGTAAAATCTAACTCAGGCAGCAAAAGTCTAGATTTGTGACCATCACTGCTGCACTGTTTACCCATCCtttaatttcttgttcttttccttttgggtTATAAGGCAATCAGTGATACATTTTCAGGTCTTATATTTTATAGTCATCAAGTACAGCTTAGTTTTTTACTTTCGTGGTAGATTCACCACTGCACAGCTTGTGGTGGAGATGAGAGGGGGGTGGTTGGGGATAGGCAGAGAAAGGTGGCAAAAGGCATGTTGTGGTAGATAGGTTACAGCTGCACAGGCATGAGGCAGTGTGAAAGGCAGGAACAGAGGCAGCAGACAGCTTAGTGGatcacattttagaaaaaaaaatatttaaagctacTAAAGCAACCCTTAATTATCAATTTGAGATTGATGCTCTAAGTCCAGACAAACTATTTGTCCTAATTGGTTAAGATGCAGCTTAAATGATGCAGCAAAATACATGTTAACATAACAATTCTATAAAAATGTGAgtaatctaaaataaattatgccCATTATTCTCTCAGCTCTCCTTCCAGATTTTTCTAGGATATAAACTTGTGAAAATAATGATTGCTCCCGCTCAGTTAGAAGTTTTCCAGTACGTAgggtttttattgttgttgtttaaagaATCAGTGTCTCATACAGTCTACATCCCCATCCTATTCCCTGTTCTGCCATTCAGTGTCTGGGTGACTTTGAGCATGCCCAAGTTTGCCATTGGACCTTCTCAAAGGGGGAAGCTCATGATACTGAAGTTCTTTACAAATTCTTTTGAGATCTACTGCTTAGAAGTGTGTGGCTATCTAATGTTTATCTTCGTGTTTTGAAGAAGGCATTCTTTTCACATGCTGAGGATCGACATGTCATTACTAGCAAATTCTTTATATGTGAAAATCTCAGCAAGCTAAATGTTTATGTACCGTGGGAGTCATTTTTTGGTTTGATTCAAATTTGACTGTCCAAGTTCACTATCTTGTGCCTATAGCATGGCCTACTCTACATTTGCTCATTTTATACCATTTCTTCCTAGCAAAATTCTAGAATCTCAATAGGAAGAATGGAAATACCTCCCGGTAAACTGTAAATTACATAAATCATTGTAAATTACAGCACATGAACAAGGTTCTGCAGGGTAATCTATATTGCTGCTACTCATCCTGGGTATGCCACAGAAATAGCAGCTTTCTCTTACTAGGATTAAACAAATATGTAAACAGTCTTAGCGGCAGTTGTGTAGTAGACCAGTAGAACACCATAAAACAGGGAGAATTAAACAGCGGACTGCAACAGTATAGGTAGAggctgtttctcattttattgAAACTCGTACTGGATGAAGGTCATCTTTCCTCCAGTTCTAAGCAAAAAATACACTCCTGACCATGATTATCTTGAAACTGCAGCAGGAGTACATGAAGACAGAGTGACCAGCCGAGGTCTACTGTTGTGTTACAGTTATCATCTCCCCACTTAGTCACGCTTGTATGTTAGCTGCTCATATCGTTCAAAGAGAACAGACAGAGAGCTTGAACAGTAACAATGCAATCTAATATTTGTTTGATTATCTAGCATTAATTTACAGACGcacacaaataattaaaaggtGTGATGCTAAGCATAGGAATTAAGGATGGCAGGCCTACAGGCAACATAGTGTAACAGTAACCTCCAGCTCCTTACCTTTTTTTACCACAAGTTTATCCAGTgtggttttctgctttgtttttttttccaagagggGAAGATGGTGAGTTGCCGAGTGTTACCTATTTGTGGTTAAGCATGGTATGCAGAAGTACAAATGATAGTCAAAAATTAGGTACTGTTGTATCTGAGGGATCTTGCTCTCCACAGTTATGAATTTGTCACATGATTTTTAACAGATCAAGCATATGTTGGTCTCCAGATTCTTAAaccagaaatttaaaaaaatcctacaatTGGCTGATGATCCAAACTCAGAGCTCTCTTATCTAGGGTAATACAGTAGGCCAACTATGTTCTTTATACAGATACATTAATTGTATTGGTAGCTTCCTATAAGCTCTTTTCTGGAAGTCTCAAACAATAGATGCTGAAGTTTAAACAGTTTCATTCAACAATTCAACCCCCACCCCTCAAAAGAATTCCCTCAGATCTTGTTTTCAcaagatattttcctgttttcaagtGTTATTGCAACTCTTTGCATCTGTGAATAATATCAGGTAGGTAATTACCTTATTTGTACACCAGgaaataattatatttgttgaaaaataaaaagtcagaaatTTTCGTAGCTCTAAACTTGGAGAGAAAAGGTTATCAGAGTAGTATTTTGTATATTACCAGCAATTCTGTCTCACATAATAAGTATCTGGGGCTGTCAGTCTGTTGCAATGAAAAGAAGCAAGTTCACATTCAGCAAATTGCTTTTGCTATGAAAATTGGGTATTTCAATTGAAGTatcactttgaaaatattttttctccatttcttttaagCTTTCAGGTGGGTCTTAAAGGGCTTTGTACTTACAGTGCTTCATGGGCATTTATTTCATGACAAGTTCTTTGCTATTATTCTTCTGGAGACCACTTACACTTCTCTGGCTCTTGGATTATTAGGCAATCTTGAGTTTTTCCGACTTGCTTTATAGTTAAAATACGTTCAACTTTAAACTATAAATTGGGAAGTATTGTTCCTACCACCATTCTTCAAGTCAAAATTCTGTACTGAGATGATCTGTGTTCCACCCTTTAATTTTTTCTGTAGAACTCTAAGTTCTCTCCAGGTAAGTTATTAGCATCCCTTTTCTTCCtagaatcatttttttttcccccgtatGGAAGAAAGGATGGGATGGATAAGTTCAAGCTGTCAGGTACCTGCAAATGGTACAGAAgatattgctgaaaaaaaaacaaaaccaggctCCTTGTATGCTATTTGACTACGGTTTGTAACAGGGATGTACTCTGCGACCAGAAATGTAAGTAGCTGCCACTATTAACCTCAGATTGGGTACTGTGGTCCTTCCAGTACTGATTTTTCCTACAGCTGGTAAAATACAAAGTCTTTTAAAGAGACTATTACATCTTTTCctcaactgttttattttgactCAAACCATGTGAAGCACGCACATCAAGGACTCTACAGGGAGATAACTACCCTAGTTCTCAGTGACAAggtttatctgt
The genomic region above belongs to Cygnus olor isolate bCygOlo1 chromosome 5, bCygOlo1.pri.v2, whole genome shotgun sequence and contains:
- the MOK gene encoding MAPK/MAK/MRK overlapping kinase isoform X1, giving the protein MSKYKLVGKIGEGTFSDVLKTLSLRDGKYYACKHMKQHFESIEQVNNLSEIQALRRLSPHPNILMLHEVVFDKKAGSLSLICELMDMNIYELIKGRRKPLPEKKIKNYMYQLCKSLDHIHRNGIFHRDVKPENILIKQNTLKLGDFGSCRSIYSKQPYTEYISTRWYRAPECLLTDGYYSYKIDMWSAGCVFYEITSFQPLFPGSNELDQISKIHDVIGTPAKKTLDKFKQSTIMNFDFPFKKGKGIPPLVHNLSPKAFSLLYAMIKYDPDERIAAHQALQHPYFQEFWAADTQALATHRVRLLENTAGQVPPHLWQISKKSQKQDSLRKAQEKTKQHRPPCGELPILNLSGVAKLTSCPTPTLRSVFPTAKGSGETSVVQSVRFMGSNIESEKQKALESSLKHFHLPAIERRGGGY